CATAGTTACTCTCCTAAACTAGGGTTAGTTCCCACATTTCAAAGGTTACTAATTTATCCCAGTTTCCTCCTTCAAACAAGACAGCTACTTTCCCGTCACTGATTCTTTGGACTAATCCTTCAAAACGGTAATAGATGTCCTCGGAATTGGTTACACGCACAGTTGCACCTGGTAAAATCATCTTAACTTTCTTCTCCGTCTAGTTATTTTTTT
Above is a window of Gloeocapsa sp. DLM2.Bin57 DNA encoding:
- a CDS encoding DUF3252 domain-containing protein; protein product: MILPGATVRVTNSEDIYYRFEGLVQRISDGKVAVLFEGGNWDKLVTFEMWELTLV